DNA sequence from the Selenomonas timonae genome:
ATGAGCACCAACATCCTCGACATGGAAACCCTCGCCCTCGACGAAGAGGAGCGTGCCCTTGTCATCATCGACCAGACCAAACTCCCGAATAGAGCCGAATACCTGCATCTCAAAACACAGGGCGAAATCTGGACGGCAATCCGTGAGCTCCAAGTGCGCGGTGCGCCCGCCATCGGCGACGCCGCTGCCATCGGCATCTACCTCGCCGCGCTCGAGATCGACACCGACGACTACGATGAATTTGCACGCCGCTTCCACGCCACCGCCGACTACCTCAACTCCTCCCGCCCCACCGCCGTCAACCTCTCATGGGCGCTGAACCGTATGGAAGCCGTCGTCAAGAACGCAGCAGGCAAATCCATCCCCGAGATTCGCAGTCTCCTGCGCAACGAGGCGCTGCGCATCAAGCAGGAAGACATCGACATCTGCAAAAAAATAGGCGAGCATGCGCTCACCCTCGTCAAGCCCGGATACGGCCTGCTCACCCACTGCAACGCAGGACAGCTCGCCACAGCCAAATACGGCACCGCAACCGCCGTCATGTACCTCGGTCACCAAAAAGGCTACAACTTCAAAATCTACGCCGACGAAACACGCCCCCTCCTGCAGGGCGCACGTCTCACCG
Encoded proteins:
- the mtnA gene encoding S-methyl-5-thioribose-1-phosphate isomerase translates to MSTNILDMETLALDEEERALVIIDQTKLPNRAEYLHLKTQGEIWTAIRELQVRGAPAIGDAAAIGIYLAALEIDTDDYDEFARRFHATADYLNSSRPTAVNLSWALNRMEAVVKNAAGKSIPEIRSLLRNEALRIKQEDIDICKKIGEHALTLVKPGYGLLTHCNAGQLATAKYGTATAVMYLGHQKGYNFKIYADETRPLLQGARLTAYELSAAGMDVTLICDNMASTVMKNGWIDAVFVGCDRVAANGDVANKIGTSGVAILAKHYGIPFYVCAPSSTIDMNTPTGKDIHIEQRAPKEVTDMWYKERMAPKDVNVYNPAFDVTDHELITAIVTEEGVVSDLEHLTSNKI